A portion of the Gasterosteus aculeatus chromosome 12, fGasAcu3.hap1.1, whole genome shotgun sequence genome contains these proteins:
- the LOC120834678 gene encoding BTB/POZ domain-containing protein KCTD12 — MAQTDSQSSTFSDIVELNVGGQVYVTRLETLTAVPDSLLWTKFTQSAPGDLPKDGKGRFFFDRDGFLFRYILDYLRDAELYLPEYFKERRRLQKEADFFQLPELSRRLATAAKDGSYAEDSGEPEDSELTSPVTSSSSSFSDRTPRSPGGNAGYITIGYRGSYTIGRDIQADAKFRRVARITVCSKISLAKEVFGESLNESRDPDRPPDKYTARYYLKYNFLEQAFDRLAEVGFHMVACNSTGTCSYAGSEPSDDKLWTSYTEYVFSR; from the coding sequence atggCGCAGACCGACAGCCAGAGTTCCACTTTCTCCGACATTGTGGAGCTGAACGTGGGGGGGCAGGTGTATGTGACCCGACTGGAGACCCTCACGGCGGTGCCCGACTCCCTCCTGTGGACCAAGTTCACCCAGAGCGCCCCGGGCGACCTGCCGAAGGACGGCAAGGGCCGCTTCTTCTTCGACCGGGACGGCTTTCTGTTCCGCTACATTTTGGATTACTTGCGGGACGCCGAGCTCTACCTGCCCGAGTATttcaaagagaggaggaggctgcagaaAGAAGCCGACTTCTTCCAGCTGCCGGAGCTGTCGAGGCGCCTGGCGACGGCCGCCAAAGACGGCTCGTACGCGGAGGACAGCGGGGAGCCGGAGGACTCGGAGCTCACCAGTCCGGtcacgtcgtcctcctcctccttctcggaCCGGACCCCGCGCTCCCCGGGGGGCAACGCCGGCTACATCACCATCGGGTACAGAGGCAGCTACACCATCGGGAGGGACATCCAGGCGGACGCCAAGTTCCGCAGGGTGGCCAGGATCACCGTCTGCAGCAAGATCTCTCTGGCCAAAGAGGTGTTCGGGGAGAGCCTGAACGAGAGCCGCGACCCGGACCGCCCGCCCGACAAGTACACCGCCAGGTACTACCTCAAGTACAACTTCCTGGAGCAGGCCTTCGACCGGCTGGCCGAGGTGGGCTTCCACATGGTGGCCTGCAACTCCACCGGGACCTGCTCGTACGCCGGCAGCGAGCCGTCGGACGACAAGCTGTGGACCAGCTACACCGAGTACGTTTTCTCCCGGTGA